In one Henriciella litoralis genomic region, the following are encoded:
- a CDS encoding ArsI/CadI family heavy metal resistance metalloenzyme has translation MKRLHVHVAVDDLTRAIAFYETLFATPPSVVKADYAKWMLDDPRVNFAISARGAKPGVEHLGIQVEDAGELAEVYDRLERADAPVLEEGDTVCCYARSEKSWITDPAGVPWEVFHTHGEAASYGGGDVAEDARLAVTPTGRPEAPCCAPAGPAPSASCC, from the coding sequence ATGAAACGCCTCCATGTCCATGTCGCCGTGGATGACCTCACCCGCGCCATCGCTTTCTATGAAACCCTGTTCGCGACGCCGCCGAGCGTCGTGAAAGCCGATTATGCGAAATGGATGCTGGACGATCCGCGGGTCAATTTCGCGATCAGTGCGCGCGGGGCGAAGCCGGGCGTCGAGCATCTTGGCATACAGGTCGAGGATGCGGGAGAGCTGGCTGAGGTCTACGACCGGCTGGAGCGCGCCGATGCACCGGTGCTGGAGGAGGGCGACACGGTCTGCTGCTATGCGCGCTCCGAGAAGAGCTGGATCACCGATCCGGCAGGCGTACCGTGGGAAGTGTTTCATACCCATGGCGAGGCGGCCTCCTATGGTGGTGGAGACGTCGCGGAGGACGCGCGCCTTGCCGTGACACCGACGGGGCGGCCAGAGGCGCCCTGCTGCGCGCCGGCGGGTCCAGCGCCAAGCGCCTCCTGCTGCTAA
- a CDS encoding rubredoxin: MTATPYKTWQCRTCGYIYDEAEGDPNEGLAPGTRWDDIPEDWICPLCGTPKSDFDMIEL, from the coding sequence ATGACTGCAACACCTTACAAGACATGGCAGTGCCGGACCTGCGGTTACATTTATGATGAGGCCGAAGGCGATCCGAACGAAGGCCTCGCCCCCGGTACACGGTGGGATGACATCCCCGAGGACTGGATCTGTCCGCTCTGCGGAACGCCGAAGTCCGACTTTGACATGATCGAGTTGTAA
- a CDS encoding alpha/beta fold hydrolase has protein sequence MSSADQNRQTPNTRRKPSDDDLVLKPYGGERPPAPDWFERAVDTPYRTGEVTVDGAKITYQAWGDPSKPGLLLAHGNGAHSHWWDFIAPFFAEDYHVVAPSFSGMGDSDWREAYSFSLFSKEQHAVCEHAGLFAHAQKPIMVAHSFGGIIALHTTMIEGGDRFGGAVIVDSHIEPPGEERPRPPRRTGPNRVYPDFDSALARFRLAPPQPCANHFLVDYIARHSLKPATDESGHEGYTWKFDPYIFNSLMTAWDELDLTSLDTLCPIMFMRGASSLLATPSVAAYMVSLQDPPVPMVTVPDAHHHIMLDQPLAFVTGVRGILANWPPAR, from the coding sequence ATGAGCAGTGCAGACCAAAATCGCCAGACGCCCAATACACGCCGGAAGCCCAGCGATGACGACCTTGTCCTGAAGCCCTATGGTGGCGAGCGTCCGCCTGCGCCGGACTGGTTCGAGCGGGCCGTCGACACGCCCTATCGCACGGGCGAGGTCACGGTTGATGGCGCGAAGATCACCTATCAGGCCTGGGGGGACCCGTCCAAGCCCGGCCTTTTGCTGGCGCATGGCAATGGCGCCCATTCCCATTGGTGGGACTTTATCGCCCCCTTCTTCGCCGAGGACTATCACGTCGTCGCGCCGAGCTTTTCCGGCATGGGCGACAGTGACTGGCGCGAGGCCTATTCATTCTCGCTGTTCTCAAAGGAGCAGCATGCCGTCTGTGAACATGCCGGTCTCTTTGCGCACGCGCAGAAGCCGATCATGGTCGCGCACTCTTTCGGTGGGATCATCGCCCTTCATACCACCATGATCGAAGGCGGGGACAGGTTTGGCGGCGCGGTGATCGTCGATAGCCATATCGAACCGCCCGGCGAGGAGCGCCCGCGTCCGCCGCGCCGGACCGGGCCGAACCGCGTCTATCCGGATTTCGATAGCGCGCTCGCGCGCTTCCGGCTGGCGCCGCCGCAGCCCTGCGCCAATCACTTTCTGGTCGACTATATCGCCCGCCACAGCTTGAAGCCTGCCACCGATGAGAGCGGCCATGAGGGCTATACCTGGAAGTTCGATCCTTACATCTTCAACTCGCTGATGACGGCGTGGGATGAGCTTGACCTGACGTCGCTCGATACGCTGTGCCCGATCATGTTCATGCGGGGGGCGAGCTCGCTGCTGGCGACGCCGTCGGTCGCGGCCTATATGGTCTCGCTGCAGGATCCGCCCGTTCCGATGGTGACGGTGCCCGATGCGCATCATCACATCATGCTGGATCAGCCGCTCGCCTTCGTGACCGGTGTGCGCGGCATTCTCGCAAACTGGCCGCCTGCCCGATAA
- a CDS encoding TetR/AcrR family transcriptional regulator encodes MAETDTETSSARLTQAERRDRSERELLEATMRVVSKHGVSAATFDVIGREAGYSRGLVTQRFGSKDGLIRALIAYLHTWQQEALGQGQLDEDDGLAELEAFIKLHCLSVGGHEESKAYYMLLSAAVADRDNTAAFADEHEVERQLIRQMIERGQQEGRIKRDVDADATALMIGCALIGIRMQKLIDPATGVEPIRKALMETLRARLALAK; translated from the coding sequence ATGGCTGAAACTGACACCGAGACGTCTTCTGCGCGCCTGACACAGGCTGAACGGCGCGACCGTTCTGAACGCGAACTGCTGGAAGCGACCATGCGGGTTGTGTCGAAGCATGGCGTTTCGGCAGCGACATTCGACGTGATCGGCCGGGAGGCGGGTTATTCGAGAGGGCTTGTGACCCAGCGCTTCGGCTCCAAGGATGGCCTCATCCGTGCGCTCATTGCCTATCTGCATACATGGCAGCAGGAGGCGCTTGGGCAGGGTCAACTGGATGAAGATGACGGCCTCGCCGAGCTTGAGGCCTTCATCAAGCTGCATTGCCTGTCCGTCGGCGGTCATGAGGAGAGCAAGGCCTACTACATGCTTCTGTCTGCCGCCGTTGCCGACAGGGACAATACGGCGGCCTTCGCCGATGAGCACGAAGTCGAGCGCCAGCTGATCCGCCAGATGATCGAACGCGGCCAGCAGGAAGGCCGCATCAAGCGAGACGTGGACGCCGATGCCACGGCGCTCATGATCGGCTGCGCGCTGATCGGTATCCGCATGCAGAAGCTGATTGATCCGGCGACCGGTGTAGAGCCGATCAGGAAGGCTCTGATGGAGACTCTTCGGGCGCGTCTCGCGCTCGCGAAGTGA
- the arsB gene encoding ACR3 family arsenite efflux transporter, protein MGAFERYLSVWVALAIIVGIALGQVLPGVFGALAGFEYANVNFAVAILIWAMVWPMMIGVDFASLKRVGEKPKGLLITLVVNWLIKPFTMAALGVLFFRYVFAGLIPESDADGYIAGLILLGAAPCTAMVFIWSQLTRGDPNYTLVQVSVNDAIMVFAFAPIVALLLGMTDIVVPWETLLLSVALYVVVPLVAGVAARQMLKARGGDAAVDGFIERVKPASVLGLLLTVVLLFGFQGEVILERPLIIALIAVPILIQSYGMFAVAYGAAWVLKVPHTIAAPCALIGTSNFFELAVAVAISLFGLNSGAALATVVGVLVEVPVMLSLVALANRTRGAFREDAGE, encoded by the coding sequence ATGGGCGCGTTTGAACGCTATCTTTCAGTCTGGGTGGCGCTCGCCATTATTGTGGGGATCGCGCTCGGCCAGGTCTTGCCCGGCGTGTTTGGCGCGCTGGCGGGCTTTGAGTATGCGAATGTGAACTTCGCGGTCGCCATCCTGATCTGGGCCATGGTGTGGCCGATGATGATCGGGGTGGATTTTGCGAGCTTGAAACGGGTTGGCGAGAAGCCGAAGGGCCTGCTGATCACGCTGGTGGTCAACTGGCTGATCAAGCCGTTCACCATGGCGGCGCTGGGTGTTCTGTTCTTTCGGTATGTGTTTGCGGGCCTCATCCCCGAGAGCGATGCGGACGGGTATATTGCCGGGCTGATCCTGCTGGGCGCGGCGCCCTGTACGGCGATGGTGTTTATCTGGTCGCAGCTGACGCGGGGCGACCCGAATTACACGCTCGTCCAGGTCAGCGTGAATGATGCGATCATGGTGTTTGCGTTTGCGCCGATCGTGGCCCTGCTGCTCGGCATGACCGACATTGTGGTGCCGTGGGAGACGCTGCTCCTGTCGGTCGCGCTCTATGTGGTGGTGCCGCTGGTGGCCGGGGTGGCGGCGCGGCAGATGCTGAAGGCGCGGGGCGGGGATGCAGCGGTGGACGGGTTTATCGAGCGGGTGAAGCCGGCCTCTGTGCTGGGCCTGTTGCTGACCGTGGTGTTGCTGTTTGGCTTTCAGGGCGAGGTGATCCTTGAGCGGCCGCTGATCATTGCGCTGATTGCGGTGCCGATCCTGATCCAGTCCTATGGCATGTTCGCGGTGGCGTATGGGGCGGCCTGGGTGCTGAAAGTGCCGCACACTATCGCCGCGCCCTGCGCGCTGATCGGGACGTCAAATTTCTTTGAGCTTGCTGTGGCGGTCGCGATCTCGCTGTTTGGGCTGAATTCCGGCGCGGCGCTCGCGACGGTGGTGGGTGTGCTGGTCGAGGTGCCGGTGATGCTGTCGCTGGTGGCGCTCGCGAACCGTACGAGGGGCGCGTTTCGGGAGGATGCTGGGGAATGA
- a CDS encoding CPBP family intramembrane glutamic endopeptidase, which produces MEHGRFNTPAALAKEPFTAAFWTLCAPFLFPVLGATLLALAWPGFNQILQGNTTDPNSIGLMWTAFAGFHLVHFAILSFWSERIGAGAFAGSMKASQNWIIAAILLGPVILILPNLVAASFFGGEQGWEYSSDVNEDLFSTANWGPAYLVFALVLAPLLEEVTFRGVALGAMVVRGVPPVMAAVISSAAFTFLHLQYSIPALVVVFVAGLAFAWLRLKSGTIVVPIIAHIAANSAITFLASLAPPTTP; this is translated from the coding sequence ATGGAACACGGTCGATTCAACACGCCAGCCGCGCTCGCAAAAGAGCCTTTCACCGCCGCGTTCTGGACGCTGTGTGCGCCTTTTCTGTTTCCGGTCCTGGGCGCGACCCTGCTGGCGCTGGCCTGGCCGGGCTTCAACCAGATCCTTCAGGGCAACACCACCGACCCAAATAGTATCGGCCTGATGTGGACCGCATTTGCTGGCTTCCATCTCGTTCACTTTGCGATTCTCAGCTTCTGGAGTGAGCGGATTGGCGCGGGCGCGTTTGCGGGCAGTATGAAAGCTTCGCAGAACTGGATTATCGCGGCGATCCTGCTCGGCCCGGTCATCCTGATCCTGCCCAATCTCGTTGCTGCGAGCTTCTTTGGCGGCGAGCAAGGCTGGGAATATTCCAGCGACGTGAATGAGGACCTTTTCTCCACAGCCAATTGGGGGCCTGCCTATCTCGTCTTCGCGCTGGTGCTGGCGCCGCTCCTGGAAGAGGTGACGTTTCGCGGCGTGGCGCTTGGCGCCATGGTTGTTCGCGGTGTCCCGCCCGTGATGGCGGCGGTGATCTCATCGGCGGCGTTCACCTTCCTGCATCTGCAATATTCGATCCCGGCGCTTGTCGTCGTCTTTGTCGCGGGGCTGGCCTTCGCCTGGCTCCGCCTGAAGAGCGGAACCATAGTGGTGCCAATCATCGCGCATATCGCGGCCAATAGCGCGATCACCTTTCTCGCGAGCCTCGCGCCACCCACCACGCCATGA
- a CDS encoding arsenate reductase family protein — protein MIVIHHNPDCGTSRNVLRLIEASGEPFEVVEYLKEGWTRPQLLGLFAAAGLTPREALRETKSPAAELGLLEAGVDDAQIIAAMLEHPVLVNRPLVCSPLGVRLCRPSPSVIDLLPVLPREAVLDEKGEVLFAPQGYSS, from the coding sequence ATGATCGTTATCCATCACAATCCGGACTGCGGCACCTCGCGCAATGTGCTGCGCCTGATTGAGGCGTCGGGCGAGCCGTTTGAGGTGGTCGAGTATCTGAAAGAGGGGTGGACGCGGCCGCAGCTGCTCGGCCTGTTTGCCGCGGCCGGGCTGACGCCGCGCGAGGCGCTGCGGGAGACGAAGTCGCCTGCTGCAGAGCTCGGCCTGCTGGAGGCGGGCGTGGATGACGCGCAGATCATCGCGGCGATGCTGGAGCATCCTGTGCTCGTGAACCGCCCGCTTGTGTGTTCGCCGCTGGGCGTACGGCTCTGCCGCCCCAGCCCAAGCGTGATTGACCTGCTGCCGGTACTCCCGCGCGAAGCTGTGCTGGACGAAAAGGGTGAGGTGTTGTTCGCGCCTCAAGGTTATTCAAGCTAA
- a CDS encoding GNAT family N-acetyltransferase: MIEILPETPELHADAIEDLFDATFGPGHFAKTAERLRETSASIPEVNRVALMDGEVIAVCRVWPLVVGPKRDRALFYGPVAVAPGHRGSRLGLTVTGEALEAGEKAGWPAAILIGAPAYFGEIGFTVTPRNQLLFPGPQDQSRVMVRDLAGDASLLSGMVTAP, from the coding sequence ATGATCGAGATCCTCCCCGAAACGCCTGAGCTCCACGCCGACGCGATCGAAGACCTGTTCGACGCGACCTTCGGCCCTGGCCACTTTGCCAAGACCGCCGAGCGCCTGCGCGAAACCTCCGCCTCCATCCCGGAGGTGAACCGGGTCGCGCTGATGGACGGCGAGGTGATCGCCGTCTGCCGCGTCTGGCCGCTGGTTGTCGGGCCAAAGAGAGACCGTGCGTTGTTCTACGGCCCCGTCGCCGTCGCCCCCGGCCATCGCGGCAGCCGCCTTGGCCTGACGGTCACCGGCGAGGCGCTGGAAGCGGGCGAGAAAGCCGGCTGGCCCGCCGCCATATTGATCGGCGCGCCGGCCTATTTTGGCGAGATCGGCTTTACGGTGACACCGCGCAATCAGCTGCTCTTTCCGGGCCCGCAGGACCAGTCACGGGTGATGGTGCGGGACCTGGCGGGTGATGCGAGCCTGTTGTCTGGGATGGTGACGGCGCCCTGA
- a CDS encoding ArsR/SmtB family transcription factor yields MDKTEALHAFSALSQEGRLDVFRLLVRAGPEGLAAGRIAEATGRAANTLSAQLNILSQAGLIDSRREGRSIIYSANFSEVSDLIVYLLEDCCAGEACVATSVQAAAERSLCCSPGDDVPEKDALS; encoded by the coding sequence ATGGACAAGACCGAGGCCCTTCATGCGTTTTCGGCGCTCTCTCAGGAGGGGCGGCTGGATGTGTTTCGGCTGCTCGTGCGGGCGGGGCCGGAGGGGCTGGCGGCGGGCCGGATTGCCGAGGCGACGGGCCGTGCGGCCAATACGCTTTCGGCGCAGCTGAATATCCTGTCGCAGGCCGGCCTGATCGATAGCCGGCGTGAGGGACGGTCCATTATCTATTCGGCAAATTTCAGCGAGGTGAGCGATCTGATCGTTTACTTGCTGGAAGATTGCTGTGCGGGGGAGGCTTGCGTCGCAACGAGCGTGCAGGCGGCCGCCGAACGATCCCTGTGTTGCAGCCCGGGCGATGATGTCCCGGAGAAGGATGCCCTGTCATGA
- a CDS encoding PaaI family thioesterase: MTDDFTKSQSFDVPDGYQLLPWHRGFGRQVGPLFEKRGPNGMTRGFRVEEHHTNGMQNAHGGMLMTFADMAWGSAVESGEDTWWVTIRLLCDFLSGAKLGEFVEGNATVVSEVDGVFTVEGRIWTGERTLLTGTGIFKVIERRVGAGG, from the coding sequence ATGACAGACGATTTTACCAAATCCCAGAGTTTCGATGTGCCGGACGGCTATCAGCTGCTTCCATGGCATCGCGGGTTCGGCCGGCAGGTCGGGCCGCTGTTTGAAAAGCGCGGCCCGAACGGCATGACGCGCGGCTTCCGCGTTGAGGAGCATCACACCAACGGTATGCAGAACGCCCATGGCGGGATGCTGATGACGTTTGCGGATATGGCATGGGGCAGCGCCGTCGAGAGTGGTGAGGACACCTGGTGGGTCACGATCCGCCTGCTGTGTGACTTCCTCTCCGGCGCCAAGCTCGGCGAGTTCGTCGAGGGCAATGCGACGGTGGTGAGTGAGGTCGATGGCGTCTTCACCGTTGAGGGCCGCATCTGGACCGGCGAGCGCACGCTGCTGACCGGCACAGGCATCTTCAAGGTCATCGAACGGCGCGTGGGGGCAGGCGGATGA
- a CDS encoding reverse transcriptase domain-containing protein, producing MTTLFDDVRKTENLHLAWRHVRRSALQSKNGQIRGQASEFEHESHRHLKRIQTQLRERRFGFDAVQGVLKDKKTRIAAGKNPRPIAIGTMTNRVVQRAILQVLQPRAVEDPSNPNSKYLPKHDARLGVLNDINRSKFGVGGLMKPYGGVQPAIKRVLIAMENGGRVFYQSDIKAFFTKIPTKEVIDIVRAQTQDDDLSALFASALEVNLANKAELDTYASLFPKGGIGVAQGSSLSALAGNILLYDFDHELNGLEVTAVRYIDDLFIIGETDRNLNLAIQFAETQLQKWQFELYPPVKGSTKANRGICTDSFNLLGCTIQPNRCVPSKASVDKMKSEAREMLNSSRKAIDTFVKGDPNFDPRKSRSATLDNLGRRLFGWQKSFSFCTDAQTFRHLDDDISRQVGRYDRITQRLLVAAPASTRMRALGIPSTASLQEADMDRRSKIK from the coding sequence GTGACTACATTATTCGATGACGTTCGAAAAACCGAAAACCTGCATCTGGCCTGGCGCCATGTGCGTCGAAGCGCGCTTCAGTCGAAGAACGGTCAAATTCGGGGGCAAGCTTCAGAGTTTGAGCACGAAAGCCATCGGCACTTAAAAAGAATTCAAACGCAACTCCGAGAGCGCCGCTTTGGATTCGACGCTGTCCAAGGAGTGCTCAAAGATAAGAAAACTAGGATAGCTGCAGGCAAGAATCCTCGCCCGATTGCAATCGGGACAATGACCAACCGAGTTGTTCAACGAGCAATTCTTCAAGTTCTTCAACCACGTGCAGTCGAAGACCCGTCCAATCCCAATTCGAAATACTTACCCAAGCATGATGCTCGACTTGGTGTTTTAAACGACATCAATCGATCAAAGTTCGGCGTAGGCGGACTTATGAAGCCTTATGGTGGAGTACAACCTGCCATTAAGCGTGTCCTTATTGCGATGGAAAATGGTGGTCGCGTATTTTATCAGTCAGATATCAAAGCCTTTTTCACAAAAATACCTACTAAGGAAGTCATAGATATCGTCCGCGCTCAAACGCAGGACGATGATCTAAGTGCTCTGTTTGCCTCTGCCTTAGAAGTGAATCTAGCAAACAAGGCCGAACTAGACACTTATGCCTCCCTATTTCCAAAAGGTGGCATCGGCGTCGCTCAAGGTTCCTCACTTTCAGCCTTGGCCGGCAACATACTTCTGTATGACTTTGACCATGAACTGAACGGTCTTGAAGTTACGGCGGTGCGGTACATCGATGACCTGTTCATTATCGGTGAAACCGATCGCAATTTGAATTTGGCTATTCAATTTGCCGAGACACAACTTCAGAAGTGGCAGTTTGAATTGTACCCGCCTGTAAAGGGGTCTACCAAGGCCAATCGCGGTATTTGCACGGATTCTTTTAATCTTTTAGGTTGCACCATTCAGCCTAACCGATGCGTTCCCAGCAAGGCTTCGGTTGATAAGATGAAATCCGAAGCGCGTGAGATGTTGAATTCATCCCGCAAAGCAATCGACACATTCGTAAAAGGCGATCCAAACTTCGACCCTCGAAAATCTCGAAGTGCAACCCTCGATAATTTGGGACGAAGATTGTTTGGTTGGCAGAAGTCATTTTCTTTTTGCACTGATGCTCAAACATTTCGGCACTTGGACGATGATATCTCTAGGCAGGTTGGTAGGTACGACCGGATAACGCAACGCTTGCTTGTTGCAGCCCCCGCTTCAACGAGAATGCGCGCTTTAGGCATACCTTCAACTGCGTCACTTCAAGAAGCGGATATGGATCGGCGCTCGAAGATCAAATAG